In Eucalyptus grandis isolate ANBG69807.140 chromosome 4, ASM1654582v1, whole genome shotgun sequence, the following proteins share a genomic window:
- the LOC120292485 gene encoding GDSL esterase/lipase At5g45910-like, with protein MNILVFFLLGCLSLESVLSSLRSFEAIFNFGNSLCDTGNFLLSGAPTFPVIEKHPYGETFFYHTTGRFSNGRLIVDFIAKAFGLLYLPPYLAVAKGPPVGTGVNFAVAGATEIDSSFFSAQKIVLWTNDSLSV; from the exons ATGAATATACTAGTCTTCTTCTTGCTCGGCTGCCTCTCTTTGGAGTCGGTTTTGTCAAGTCTCAGGAGCTTCGAAGCAATCTTCAACTTCGGCAACTCTCTGTGCGACACTGGAAACTTCCTCCTTTCTGGGGCACCCACATTTCCAGTCATCGAAAAGCACCCTTATGGAGAGACTTTCTTCTACCACACAACCGGTCGATTTTCAAACGGACGCCTCATTGTTGATTTCATAG CTAAAGCATTTGGACTACTATATCTTCCACCATATCTAGCAGTAGCCAAAGGTCCACCTGTTGGTACAGGAGTGAACTTCGCAGTTGCTGGTGCCACAGAGATCGACTCGTCTTTCTTCTCTGCTCAGAAAATTGTGTTGTGGACAAATGACTCGTTGAGTGTTTAG